The following DNA comes from Frankia casuarinae.
CACCATCGCCGACCTCTGCGTTCCGCTGTTGGAGGAGGGCACAACCGAGGACGATCTCGTGCGTGCCCTGGGCACCGAGAAGGCCCGACCGGCGGTACGCAAGGTAGTCGACGGGTTGCTCAGCCACGACATGCTCCTGGACACCGCAGGGTTCACTGTGGCTGAAACCGGTATCGCCGAACGGGATCGCTTCCCCGAGGCGCTCGCCCACCTGGAGGCGTTTACTGACGATCCCTACGCGGCCTTCGCCGCCCTGCGGACCGCACATGTGGTGCTCTATGGCCCGGCGGCCGTGGTGTCCCCAGCCGCCCGGGGACTGGCCCGGGCAGGCGCCGGGCACCTGGCTTTGGCTACTCCCGATGGGGACCTCGACCCCGTGCGGGCGGTGGGGGAGCGCCTGGGAGCGCGGCTCCTCAGTGACCAGGAAGAACTCAAAGAAGCACTTGCCGAAGCCGACGCGGTGCTCTGGTGTCCCGGGGAAGACGGCGAGCCCGCCCCCCGGGTCTCCCTGCGGCCGGCCGGATGGCTGGTACCGGTGAGCCTGGGCGAGGCCACGGTCGTCGGACCAGTTCTCGACGCGACGGCAGCATCCGGGCAGTGGCCCGCGTCGGCGGAAAGAGCGCTGTCGTGGGCCCACAGGCACTCCGGCGGACCAGTCGCCCGGCCGGGGGCGGACAGGCTCGCGGGAGCGCTCGCTGGTCAGCTGTTGTTTGATGCCCTCACTAATTGTGCCGCTTCCGCCGAAGCGCATGTCGTCCATGGCGACGACCTAGCCGCCGACCGCGTCACCGTGCCCGGCGCCCAGTCCTCGGCTGGCCCAGCCACCTGGTGCTCTCTCGACTCTGTCGCGCAGCAGCCCGCCCCCGACGAGGAGGAGGCCCTGGAGCGGATCTACCAGGTCACCGCCCCGTGGACCGGGCTGTTCCAGCTCGTCACGGACGACGCCCTGCCTCAGATGCCCTTGGCCCTGCGGCAGATCGAGTACCGGCTCGGGCGAACCGGCTCCGTCGTCGGGTGGGGGGCCGGACAGCGGGCGGCAACCGTCGCCGTCGTACTGGACGCACTGCGCGCTCTGCGCGCGGACGAGGGAGTGGGTGCCGCCGGATTCACGCCGCAGCAGTGGCTGCTGGACGGCGCACTGCGGCTGCTCGTGGAGCGGGCACGGACTGGTGGTGCCGTCAACAGGGCAGAACTGCCCGCCGACGACCGCATGGTGCTCCGGCTGCTGACGGACGAATCGGCGCAGCTCGTCGTTCTGCTCGATCTGGAGGTGGCGGGCCTGGACTGGCGGTTGGCCCGCGTCGAGGGCGAGCACGGCAAGGTCCTCGGTGTTGGCTGGGGCCGCGACCAGGCCGAGGCCCGGCACGCCGCGCTGGGCACCGCACTCGCCCACGAGCAGGCCCGGCGGCTCCTGCCGGACGTGGGGATCGCACATGTGAACACCGCTGCCCTCCTCGTCGCGTCCGCCGCCGAACTCGCCGCCCTGAGCGCCGACGTCGTCGGGCAGGGGACCGCCGAGGGGATCGGCTACCTCGGGCTGGCGCACCGCTCGGACCCGGTGCTCGGCGATCTTCCGTACTGGTCCGGGACGGTCGAAGCGCGGCGCAGGGACCCGGAGGACGGCAATGCCTGAGCCCTCCAAGGTCGCCTTCGCCCTTCCCATACCGGCTCTTGTGCGGGTGCGCGGAGCGATCGACGAGGCCTGGCACGAGGCGCTCGCCGACCTTCCGGACGCTGTGGGCAGCACCGTGTCCCTGGGCATCGGGTGGGACCTCGCCTGGGAGCGCGAGCAGTGGCGATCGGCTGTCGAGGACAGGCGCAGCCACCTCTCCGTGCGCCTGTACGCGGACGAGACTCTGATCGGCCCCCTGTGGGCGCCCGCGACCGATGCCGGATGCAGCGGATGCGCCGAGGTCCGCTCCCGGGTGGTTCGCGCCCACCCGATGGTCGAGGCACTGCAAGTGCCCACCGAGGTCCCGCTTCCTCGGTCTCCCCTGCTGCCAGAGCTGCTGGCGGCCGCCGTACAACACCTCACCGCCCAGCCTCTCGGGCCCGGTGAGCTCTACGCGGTCGGCACCGGGTCAACCCGCCGCCACCGGGTTCCACGCAGCTCCGGCTGCCCTCTGTGCGGCGCCCGCACCACTGGCACCGCAACCGCTCCCCCGCCCGGCAGGCTGGTGCTGCACGACCACCCGGCGGACCCTCACGACCCCACCCGGGGCCTCACGGGCCGCCGGTTGCTCGCCCCCGGCGCCCTGCGCCGTCGTACCGTCGACCCGCGGTTCGGCCCAGTACGGGAAGTCGTCCGCGAGTCGCGCGCCCCCTACGCGATGAGCATGGCGGCACTGCCCAACGCACCCGCCATGGGATACGCGCGGGCCGTCGACTTCGAAACGGCCGAACCGGTCGCGGTCCTGGAGGCTTACGAGCGGCTGGGAGGCTTTCCGTACGAGGCTTCGGTGATCGAGGACGTGGCCTACCAGGAGGTCGCAGAACACGCCGTGGATCCCGCCTCACTCGGCGGGTACACCGCGCAGCAACTGGCCCATCCGAGCACTCGCGTGACCCCGAGCTTCCCGTCCACGCCCATGGACTGGGTCTGGGGCCACGACCTCGCCACCGGCAGACCCCTGCTTGTCCCCGCGGACATCGGCTTCTACCAGTACGACCACCGCTTCAAACGCTCGCACCATGCCGCGCAGCGAGCCGCCCCGCACGACCGTCGCCGCTATTTCCACGACTCGTCGAGTGGCTGCGCGCTGGGCGGAAGCCTGGAAGAGGCGGCACTGCACTCACTGTTCGAACTGGCCGAACGCGATGCCTTCCTCATTGCCTGGCACTGTGCCGTCCCGCTGCCCGCCATCGACCCGGCCTCCATCACCGACCCGGCCAGCCGTCGGTTGCTCGACCTGATCGACTCGCGGGGGTTCGACGCCCATCTGCTGGTCGCCACCCAGGACATCGACCTACCCGTGGTGTGGGCGCTCGCCATGAACCGTGAGCGGCACTTCCCGGCCACCTTCTCGGCCGCCGGGTCTGGCTGCAATCCGGCGTCCGTGGTGCGCAGTGCCCTGTGGGAGCTCGGCCAGATCGTCACCGACCCGGTCACCTGGACCAGAGCCGACATCGAGCCCATGCTCGCAGACCCCTGGCTGGTCGAGGAACTCGACGACCACCTGCGGCTCTACACCCTTCCTCAGACGCTCGGACGGGTCACCCCGGTGCTTGGTGGTCTGCGGGTCCCTCTCGACGAAGCGTTTCCCGGATGGCCCGACCGGCTGCGCGAGGAGGCGAAGGGCAGCGTGCTCAGGGCGCTGCGAGCCATGCAAGAACGTTTCGCCCGCGCCGGTCTGGACCGGATCGTGCTGGTCGACCAGTCCACCCGGGAACACCGGGACCTTCAGGTCGCCGTCGCCAAGGCGGTGGTGCCGGGAATCATCCCCATGTGCTTCGGCCACGCGCAGCAGCGGCTGCTGGGCCTGCCCCGGCTGACCGCAGCGCTCGCGGGCACGCCAACGGCCGACCGGCCCTGCCCTTATGACCCTCATCCGTTCCCGTGAGGTGTGGGAGACGCACATGGACCCTCATCCCGACCAGCTCCTGCGCGACCGTGCGGGCGGACCGATACCGGACGACGTCGAGACCATGGCCCGCGATGTCATGTGGTACGCCTACGCGCTGGGTGACGACCGGCCGGCGGTGCCAGGCGTTTACGGCGAGCAGGCAGGCTTCGCGGCCCCCG
Coding sequences within:
- a CDS encoding TOMM precursor leader peptide-binding protein, with translation MPEPSKVAFALPIPALVRVRGAIDEAWHEALADLPDAVGSTVSLGIGWDLAWEREQWRSAVEDRRSHLSVRLYADETLIGPLWAPATDAGCSGCAEVRSRVVRAHPMVEALQVPTEVPLPRSPLLPELLAAAVQHLTAQPLGPGELYAVGTGSTRRHRVPRSSGCPLCGARTTGTATAPPPGRLVLHDHPADPHDPTRGLTGRRLLAPGALRRRTVDPRFGPVREVVRESRAPYAMSMAALPNAPAMGYARAVDFETAEPVAVLEAYERLGGFPYEASVIEDVAYQEVAEHAVDPASLGGYTAQQLAHPSTRVTPSFPSTPMDWVWGHDLATGRPLLVPADIGFYQYDHRFKRSHHAAQRAAPHDRRRYFHDSSSGCALGGSLEEAALHSLFELAERDAFLIAWHCAVPLPAIDPASITDPASRRLLDLIDSRGFDAHLLVATQDIDLPVVWALAMNRERHFPATFSAAGSGCNPASVVRSALWELGQIVTDPVTWTRADIEPMLADPWLVEELDDHLRLYTLPQTLGRVTPVLGGLRVPLDEAFPGWPDRLREEAKGSVLRALRAMQERFARAGLDRIVLVDQSTREHRDLQVAVAKAVVPGIIPMCFGHAQQRLLGLPRLTAALAGTPTADRPCPYDPHPFP